The Streptomyces sp. NBC_00459 DNA segment TGGACGCGTGCGAGACGGCGAACTCGATGAACTTCCACGAGGCCGTCTTGTTCTTGCTGGACTTGAACAGGCCGAGCCCGTCAACGGGGTTGGAGACCTGAACCCGCGTTCCGTCGTCCTGCGTCGGGTTCGGAATTCCCCGGAACTTGCCCTTCAGCGCCTTCAGGTGGTCCTGGTAGGAGCCGAGGTTGTGGCTCAGCATGCCGATGTCGCCGCTGTCCCACTGGGCGACCATCTTCTTGAAGTCGTTGTTGACGTCGGCGGACGGCGTGTCCTTCTTGAACAGCGCCGTGTACTTCTCCAGCGCCTCGACGTTCTTCGGGTCGTTGACGGTGGTCTTCGTGTCCTTCCAGAACGACGTGATGCCGGACTGCCCGTACATCGCGTCCAGCGCCTGGGCGATGGACCCCTCACCGCCGCGAATGGTGTACCCGAACTTGTTCTTGCTCGCGTCGGTGAGCTTGTCGGCGGCGGCGTAGAACTTCGACCAGGTCGTCGGCGGGTCCAGCTTCGCCGCCTCGAACAGGTCGGTGCGGTACCAGAGCGTGCCGTTGTTCGCGGAGGTCGGAATGGTGAACAGTTCGTCGCCGCCGCCCGCGCTGCGCACGCTGTCGATCATGCCCGGGGTCAGCTTGCCGTTCAGCGAACTGCCCTTGAGCCGGGCGTCCAGGGGCTCCAGGGCGTTCTGAGCGGCGACGCCGGCGAGCATGGCCGCGCCGACCCCGCCGACGTCGGGCAGGCCGCCGCCCTGGATCGCGGTGTCGTACTTGGACTGGATGCTGTCGGACGGTATCCCGACGTACTTGACCTTGATGTCGGGGTTGGCCTTCTCGAAGTCGGCGATGATCTCCTTCCAGACGTCGGTACGCACACCGCCGTTGTTGTCCCAGAAGGTGATCTGGCCCTTGCCCGAGCCCTCGTTGCCCTTGTCCCCGCCCGCTCCGCTGCCGTCGTCACCGCAGGCGGTGGCGGTCAGGGCGAGCACGGATCCCAGGGCCACGGCGATGGCCGCGCGCCTGCTTCTGCGGATGCTGATCTTCATTGGTCGGCACTCTCTCTTCTGGATCAATCGGAACTATGAAGTTGTGGGGGGTCAGCGGCGGGCGTAGGGGGCCCAGCCATCCGTACCGTTCAGGTAGTCGGCCACGGTGTGCGTGATCGCGTCGGCCTCGCTCATCTGGGGCCGGTCGGCGGTCACTTGGGCACCGGGACCGTAGGTCCGGTACTCGGTGAAGCGGGCGTCCTTCCACGAGAAGCCGCTCATGTCGGTCCACGGCGAGGCCTTGACCGCGGCGGGCAACTCGGTGTTCCGGAACAGGACCTGGGCCACGGCGTTGGGCTCGCCGCCCGGGTGCCAGGGCCGGCCGAGGTGGAAGGAGCCGGCGGGCGCGTCGCTGACCACCTTGGAGCGGGTGATCAGGAAGCCGTACGGATTGCCCGTCCAGGTCGAAGCGGCCGTGATGTAGCCGTTGTTGGTGGTGGAACCGCGGCTCAGTGCGCGGATCACCGACCGCTCGATGACGGTCGTGGCGCGCCCGTAGATGAAGTCGACGTCGCCCTCGATGTACGAGTCGCGGACGTAGACCCGGCTGATCACGTCCAGCTTGGGGCTGTCGGTCATCAGGGTGTCCTGGTTGCCGAGGAAGGCGGTGTTCTCGAAGACGATGCGGTCGCCGGTCGTCTTCATCGCGAGCGCCTGCTCACCCTTCAGCTCGACCGCGGCCTCGTCGAAGTCGTTGCTGAAGGTGAGGTTGCGGGCGGTGACGTCGCTCGCGGCGATGCGGACGGTGGCGCTTCCCGTCGAACCGCCGTACTCGGCGGGTGTGTTGAAGACGATGACGGTGTCGGAGCGGTTCCGGCCGGTCCCCTGGAGCAGGATGTTCGACTTGCCGGCCGGGATGAAGACCTTCTCGCGGTACGTTCCCGGCGCGACGGCGATGGTCACCCGACTGGCGTTACCGGTGGGCACGGCGTCGACGGCGGCCTGGACGGTCGGGTAGTCGGCGGGGACATGGAGCGTCACCGCGGCGCCGATCCGCTGCTGCGGCCCGGAGAAGCGCTTGACCAGCGCGGGTACGGCGGCGGCCCGGTCCAGCCGGTAGGCGTAGAAGTCACGGGGGTCGAAGGCGCTGCCCCATGCGTCCTGCCGTCCGCTGACGTTCCTCAGGATCGACCCGCGCTGCACCAACTCGGCGGTGGCGTCGGCCTGGTAGGGGTGCTGGACGCCGTCGTAGTAGCTGTTCTCGATGACCATCTTCGTTCTGCCGCGCGACCAGTTCCCGTACGTCCAGACGGGATCGCCGTCCGAGACCTGTGCCGAGACGTAGTTGTTGTAGAGGTGCGCGTAGGCGCAGTTGTCGGCGGAAGGGTTGCGCTGCTTCGTGCCGGTGAACCAGTTGTGGTCGATGGTGATCTGGGTGAGCACGTTGGGCGTCCAGCCGATCCCGAACGCCTTGTTGTGGTTGGCGAACTGGTTGTTGGAGACGGTGATGTACTGGCTGTCCTTGCGGATGTCGAGCAGCCCGTCGCCCATGTGCGTGAAGCGGTTGTGGTCGATCCAGACGTGGTCGACGGTGTCCATCTGGATGGCGTCGAAGTCGGTCGTCTTGCCGTCCCAGTCGCCCTCGACGTACGAGTCGCGGATCGTCAGATTGCGGATGACGACGTTGCTGGTGCCGGGGTTGAGGTGCAGCTCGCCGTGGACGATCTCACCGGTGTCTCCGACGCCGATGATCGTCTTGTTCGAGGTGACGACGACGTCCGATCCGAAGGGCGCCACGGCGATCGAGCCCGCGACCCGGATGACGTACGGCTCCTCGGCCGCCGCGTACCTGACCAGCGAGGCCTGGTCGGTGACCGTGACGACCTTCCCGCCCGCACCGCCGGAGGTACCACCGGCCAGGGAGGCGAAACCGTGGGCCCGGTCGGTCCAACGGGGGGCCGCCGTCGCGGTGCCCTCGGCCGTGGAGGAAGCGGCCGTCACGGAGGTGACTGCCGTCGCTTCACCGGCCGCACCGAGGGCCAGAGCGGCCACCAGAGCCACCACGGTCGCCAGGGTTCTGCCGGCGGCGACCGGGCCACCGGCGCCCGGTAAGCGCTTGCTAGGGAAGTGCGTCATTGCGGCTCCCAACAGGCATACGAATAAGGTCAGTTATGGAGATACGACTCTGAACTGCGTGAACGTGGCCGCGCCGGCGTGTCCCCCGCCGACGGGCGCGAGTGCGAAGAGGCCGAGCAAGGCGCCGACCCAGCGCCAGGGGGTGGCCGCGAACACCGGCCCGGACGGCTCCCAGCCGTCCCCGGCACCGAGGTCGTAGGCGAACCGGCAGCGCGCCCCCGCCCCGATCCCGATCCGCAGCCGGACCCGCCCCTCGGGGGCCACCCGCGGATGACCGGCGTCCCGCTCCCCCTTGGCGACGGACTCCGCGAACCGGTGGACGAGCCGAACCGTCCCGTCGTCCGCACGCTCCAGGCCGATCCAGCCGAAGGAGTCGCCCAGCACGGCGAGCCCGGCCCGGGCGCCCGGCTCCTCGCTGTCGAGCCTCAGCTCCACCTCGACCACGCATTCGGCGCCGGGCAGCCGCTGGGTGAGGATGCTCGGGAGTTTGCGCAGGTCATGAGCGTCGGCACTACGTACACAGGTCAGCCGTAGCCCGTCGCCCGAGTGCTGGGTGGCCCAGCCGTCCTGCGGGTTGGCCGTCCACTGCCACTGCCGGCCGTACCGTCCGCCGGGGAAGTCGTCGTCGGTGGCGGGCGAGGCGGGCGGCTGCACCGGCAGATCGGGCTTGCGGTGTACGGCGACGGGGGCGCCGGCATCGCCCACGACGGGCCAGCCGTCCGCGCCTTCCTCGCCCCAGCTCATCGGCTGGAGGTGCACGACACGGCCGTACGGGCCGCGCTGCTGGAAGTGGAGGAACCAGTCCTCGCCGGCCGACGTGCGGACCCAGCCGCCCTGGTGGGGGCCGTTGACGTCGGTGTCCCCCTGCTCCAGGACGATCCGCTCCTCGTACGGGCCGAAGAAGTCACGGGAGCGGAGGGCGCCCTGCCAGCCGGTCTCCACTCCCCCGGCGGGTGCCAGGATCCAGAACCAGCCGTCGTGCCGGTAGAGCTTCGGGCCCTCAAGGGTGAACCAGCCGGGGATGCGGTCGCCGTCGACGATCACCTTGCCCTCGTCCAGAAGTCCCGTGCCCTCGGGGTGCATTCGGTGGCCGGTGAGCCGGTTCTTGATGCCCGAACGGGACTTGGCCCAGGCGTGCACGAGATACGCCTCGCCGGTCTCCTCGTCCCACAGCGGACACGCGTCGATGAGTCCCTTGCCCTCCTTGACCAGGTGCGGGCTGGTCCAAGGGCCGCGTATCGCCGGGGCGTTGATCTGGAAGATGCCGTGGTCGGGGTCGCCCCAGAAGATCCAGAACCGGTCGTCGTGGTGCCGGAGCGAAGGTGCCCAGACACCGCAGTCGTGCCGCGGGACCCTGAACTCGCCTGCCGGTTGCAGGCGTTCGAGGGCATGGCCGACGAGGGTCCAGTTGACGAGGTCACGGGAGTGCAGGAGCGGCAGACCGGGAGCCCGGCCGAAGCTGGACGCGGTGAGGTAGAAGTCGTCGCCGACACGGACGACGTCCGGGTCGGACCAGTCGGCGTTCAGGACCGGGTTGCGATAGGTCCCGTCGCCGAGATCGGCACCGGTGATCACGGGCTCACCGCCTTCCGTACGAGAGCCGCGGCCTCGCCCCGGTCGAGGCGCCCGTCGGCGACGACCGTGACGATCCGGCGTACGACGGTCTCGCCCGCACCGATCGGCAGCCGCTCGTCGAAGGCGAGCGACGAGCCGACCCCCGGGTACTCCTCGGCCCGGACGAACCACGGGTCACGGCGCGTCTGTTCGGTGGCGCCGGCGAAGACGAGCGTCCAGTTGGTACCCGCCAGCGCTAGCCAGTCGGCGCGGGTGCCGTGGACCGACGACTCGCCCTCGGTGGCGGCCGTGAAGACGTCGGGAGTGCCGGCCTCCTTGCGCGCCCGCCAGAAGAAGCCGCCGTAGGCCGCGCCGGGGCGGCCGTTGGTGGCCGGGCTGCCGATGGAGAGGGGGCCGGTGGTGATATTGGTGAGGGAGAAGGTGAAGTCCAACGCCCAGGCGGAGCCGGTGAGTTCGGTGGCGGCGACCGTTCGGCGCTCGCGCAGCAGCTCGCCGCCGCCGACCATCCAGCGCAGTTCCTCGACGAAGCCGTCGGGGTCGCGGAGCTGGTAGGCGGTGTGCCGCTGGGCACCGTGGTTGTCCAGCTCGGTCGGCCCCTGGTCCCGTACGTAGGTGCGCCCGCCCCAGAAGTTGTTCCCCTCGACGTCGGGTATGGCGACACCGACGCCGAGGTGGTGGGTGTGGTCGGCGGGGCTGAGCTCGGTGACAGCGGTGCCGGCCAGGGTGGTGACGGGGTGCAGATACGGGCGGGGCGCGTGGCGGAGCGGCAGCTCCGGCCGGCCGGTGTAGCGGCCGACCGGGCGGCCCGCGACCCGCAGGACGAGCGACTCGTTGGGCATCTGGTTCATCAGGTGCTCACCTCTTTCGGGAGCGCCCAGGAGGCGCCCAGCTCGGAGTAGAGGGAGAGGGTGTCGGCGGCCGCGGCGACAAGGCCGTCGATACCGGGGACCACTCGGCGGCGATCCTCGCCGGGCGCGAACTCCCACGCGTCCGAGGGGAGTTCGGCCGGGTCGGGAGCCTGACGGATCGCCTCCACGACCCGCATGAACGCACCGGTCACATCGGGCACCACCAGCAGTTCGGCACCCTCGGTGAGATGGTCGACGAGGTTCTCCAGCAGGTCGGTGCGGTCGTACTCGTACTCCTCCGGGCCGTGTCCGGAGCGCTGGAGGAGGACCCGGTCCTGCTTGTACCAGAAGGTGATCCGGCCGCTGGTGCCGTGCACGAGGACGTACGGGTCGTCCGGGTGCTCGGCGCACAGGGTGGCGGCGACGGTGACCGGGACGCCGTTCGTGGTGGAGACGCGGACGCACGAGGTGTCGTCGGACTCGATGTCGTTGGCGCGCAACAGCTCGGTCTCGATACCGGTGACGTCCTCGGCGCGGGTGCTGCCGGCGAGGGCGAGTCCGGTGGCGACGGCGTGCGCGAGCGGGTTGGTGAGAGCGCCGTCGATGACGTCCACGCCGTTCAGCCTGCGCTTGCCCGCCCAGGGCGCACGCCGGTAGTACGCCTCGTCGCGCGCCCACGCGCCCGCCCCGCCGACGCCGGTCACCGTGCCGATGGCGCCCTCGGAGACCAGTTCCCGGATCGCGGGCAGGGCGTGCGAGCCCAGCGACTGGAACCCGATCTGGCAGGCGACCCCGGCCGCCGCGACCCCGTCGGCCATCCGGCGGAACTCCGCGTACGAGGGCGCCGGCGGCTTCTCCAGCAGCAGGTGCACGCCCTTGGCGGCGGCGATCAGCGCGAGGTCGGTGTGGGTGGGGATCGGCGTGCAGATCACGGCGATGGCGGCGCCCGTGGAGTCGAGGAGCGCGCCGAAGTCGGCGGACTGCTCGGGCGTGCCGAGGCCCTCCAGCTCCTCGTCGGTCAGCGGGGTCAGCTCGCAGACGCCTGCCAGGCGTACGAGCCCCTTGTCCTGGAGCCGGCGGATGTTCGCCAGGTGCCAGTGCCCGTGCCCGCGTGCTCCCGCGAGAACTACCGGAACCGGGGTGACCAGCCGAGTGGTCGTCCGTGTCGTGTTCATGTGAGCCTCCCTGCGCCCGCGCCGCGTGCCACCTCTCGGTCGGCCGTGTCGGCGCTGTCGATCTTTGTGTGCAGGGTAGGCGTCCAGCCGACGTCGGCCGTGAGATCGCGCTCGCTGCCCGAGTTGTAGGCGTTGTAGATGGTCAGAAGATCGACCGGGAAGCCGTTGAAGAGGGTGCCGGTCTGGTGCAGGGCGGTGCCGTTCCAGCTCTTGACCAGGTCGGAGGCCTCGACGTGCCCCGGGGTGGTGAAGGCGTTGTTCTCGGCGTACACGGCGGACTCGGTGGAGACGCCGAGGGAGTAGCGGTAGTCGTCGCCGTGGTCGACCAGGTAGCGGTTGTTGTAGACGTGCACCTGTCCGAAGCGGACGCGCGGGGCGCGCTGGGTCACCGAGCGGAACTCGTTGTGGTGCAGGGTGACGCGGAGTCTCCCGCGGTCACCGGTGGCCGTGTCGCCGCTGCCGATGAGCATCGCCTTGTCGTGGTCGGCGAACCGGCTCCAGGAGACGGTGACCAGGTCGGAGGCGTTGGTGATGTCCAACAGGCCGTCGTGGCGCAGGTAGTTGCGGGCGAAGTAGGTGGGCTCGTCGGCGTCGGGGTGGCCCTTGTCGGAGGCGGTGACGTGGTCGACCCACACATGGGTGGCGCCGTTCAGCCAGATGGTGTCGTAGGCCGTCTTCCAGTCGCCCAGGCCACCGGAGTTGGGCTGCCAGACGGGGAAGCAGTCGTAGGCGTCCCGGAGTTCGAGGTTGCGGACGATCACGTTGTCCGCGTTCCTGACCTGGAGGCTCGCCCCCTTGAGGACGGCGCCCGAACCGAGCCCGACGATGGTCGTGTTGGACCCGACGGGCAGCACGACCCGCTCGGCCTGCCGGGCCGCCGCGACCTGCCTGGCCTCCTCCTGCGTGCCGCTCGGCCTGGTGGAACCCCAGGTGCGGGGGTCGTACGCGGCGAGGTACTTCTTCACGGTGTAGCCGGTGCCGTCCGCGTAGTCGCGGCAGCCCAGGTGAGCGCCATCGTCGTCCGTGTTGGCGTCGATCGTCCCCGCGACCCGGATGATCTTCGGGGTGGCGCTGCCGCCGGCGAGGGCGCGGACGAGTTCGGCGCGGCTGCGTACGGTGAACACGTGGGCGTCGTCCGCCGCCGCGCCGCCGGTGGTGCCGCCGTCGGCGGCGGCCCAGCCGTCGTTCGCGGGCAGGGTGTCGCGGCTGATGTCACGGGCATCGGCACCGGCCGGGGTGCTCAGGACGGCACCCAACAGGCCGATGGTGGCGGCGACCTGGAGAAGGCGTCTCATCCCTTCACCGCCCCCGCGCTGAAGCCGGTGATCAGCCACTTCTGGATGAAGGCGAAGACGATGACCACGGGTACGGCGGCGATGATGCCGCCCGCCGCGAGGGCGCCCAGGTCGACGCTGTCCGCGCTCATCAGGGTGTTGAGGCCGACCGGGATGGTCTGCTTGCCCTGGTCGCTGAGGAACATCAGGGCGAACAGGAAGTGGTTCCAGGAGTGCACGAAGGCGAAGGAGCCGACGGCGATCAACCCGGGCCGCAGCAACGGCAGTACGACGATGCGGAACGCGGTGAAGCGGTTGCAGCCGTCGACCCAGGCGGCCTCTTCCAGGGTGTACGGCACGTTCTTGATGAAGCCGCTGATGAGGATCATCGACAGCGGGAGCTGGAAGACCGTCTCGGCGATGATGACCGCGCCCAGTGAGTTGATCATCTGGAGCTGGGCGAAGATCTGGAACAGCGGCACCAACAGCAGGGCGCCCGGCACGAACTGGGAGCAGAGCAGGGCCAGCATGAAGGCGCGCTTGACCTTGAAGTCGAAGCGGGCGAGGGCGTAGCCGCCGGCGAGGGCGACGAGCGTCGTCATCACCAGCGTGGCGAGGCCGACGAGGATGCTGTTCTCGAAGTACGTGCCGAAGGCCCGCTCGGTCCACACCTTGTCGAAGTGGTCGAAGGTCATCGGCCAGGGGACCAGGGAGGTCGAACCGGCCGGACGCAGCGCGAAGAGGAGGATCCAGTAGAAGGGGATGAGGGTGAAGACGAGGTAGATCCCGAGGGGCAGGTAGATCTGCCAGCGCGGGGCCTCGTCCCAGGCGCGTCGCTGCTTCCTGGTCGGGCGCGGCGGCTCGGGAACGTCGTCCACGGGCGTGGGCACGATCACGGTGGCTTCCTTGGTGATCACTTGTTCTCCCCTCCGAACTTGCTCAGCCGCAGGTAGACGATCGAGAAGAAGAGCAGGATCACGAACGCGACCGTGGTGAGGGCCGACGCGTAGCCGAAGTTATGGGCGTCGACGCTGGTGTTGGCGATGTAGAGCGGGAGTGTCGTGGTCTCGCCGGCCGGTCCGCCGCCCGTGAGGGTGTAGAGGAGGTCGACGTTGTTGAACTCCCAGACCGCGCGCAGCAGCGTGGACAGGACGATGGCGTCCTTGAGGTGCGGCAGTGTGATGTGCCAGAACTGCTTGATCCGGCTGGCGCCGTCGACCTCGGCGGCCTCGTACAGGTCCTTCGAGACGGACTGGAGGTCGGCGAGGATGAGGATGGCGAAGAAGGGCACGCCTCTCCACAGGTCGGCGACGATCGCCGCCGGGAACACGGTGGAGGTGTCCGACAGCCAGCTGGTGCCGTACGTTCCGATGCCCGCGTCGGCGAGGTAACGGGTGATGCCTGTCTGGGAGTTGTAGAGCAGTACCCAGATCGCGGAGGTGAGCACGCCCGAGACGGCCCAGGGCGAGAAGACCAGCGCGCGGCCGATCGACCGCCCCACGAAGGTCTGGTTGACGATCAGCGCGAGCGCCAGACCGAACATCAGCTGCAGGCCGACCTCGACGACGACCCACTTACCGCTGAAGACCAGCGTGTCCCAGAACTGGGGGTCGTCGGTGAAGGCGTGCGTGAAGTTGTCGAAACCCGCGAAGCCGTTGCGCCACGGCTTGGTGGGGTTGAAGTTCTGCAGGCTGTAGTAGAAGACGCTGATGACCGGGTAGGCGATGAAGCCCACCATGAGCAGGGCTGCCGGTGCGATCAGCAGATAGGGGAGCCTTCGCGGCGTCGCGGAGGCACGCCGCCGCCGGGGAGGCGCGGGCGGTTTCGCCACGACTGCGGCTTGGGCCATGACTGTTCTCCGTTCTCGGTACGTCGTGCGTGCGTTGTGCCTGCGTCGTTCGGGAAGCGCTTTCTCCTTGTGCAGGGGTGTGCGCTGTCGGGCTCCGCGGTCAGCCCGCGTACGGGTCGCGCACCTTGCCCGGCCTGGCCAGGAACTCGAAGTCGCAGCCGGTGTCGGCCTGCGTGATCTGCTCGTTGTAGAGCGCGCCGTAACCGCGCTCGTACCGTTCGGCCGGCGGCGTCCACTCCGCCCGCCTGCGCGCCAACTCGTCGTCGTCCACGTTGAGTCGAAGCGACCGCTGCTCGACGTCAAGGGTGATGGTGTCGCCGGTGCGGACGAGCGCGAGCGGCCCGCCGACATGCGACTCGGGTGCCACGTGCAGCACGCATGTGCCGTAACTGGTCCCGCTCATCCGGGCGTCGGAGATCCGCACCATGTCCCGCACGCCCTGCTTGAGCAGGTGGTCGGGGATGGGCAGCATCCCGTACTCGGGCATGCCCGGGCCGCCCTTGGGACCGGAGCCGCGCAGCACCAGGACCGTGTCGGCGGTGATGCCCAACTCCGGGTCGTTGATGGTGCGTTGCATGGTCCGGTAGTCGTCGAAGACAACCGCGCGACCGGTGTGCTTGAGCAGGTGCGGCTCGGCGGAGATGTGCTTGATGACCGCACCGTCAGGACAGAGGTTGCCGCGCAGGACGGCGACCCCGCCCTCGTTCGCGACCGGCTTGTCGCGCGGGCGGATCACCTCGTCGTTGTGCACCTGCGCGCCGTCGAGCTGCTCGCGCATGCTGTCGAACGAGACCGTCGGCCGGTCCAGATGCAGCAGGTCGGTGATCCGGGAGAGGAACCCGGGCAGGCCGCCGGCGAAGTGGAAGTCCTCCATGAGGTACGTCTGGCCGCCGGGCCGTACGTTGGCCAGCACCGGAACGGTCCGCGCGATGCGGTCGAAGTCGTCGAGGGTGAGCCGGACGCCGGCCCGGCCCGCCATGGCGATCAGATGGATCACGGCGTTGGTGGAGCCGCCGAGGCCGAGGACGGTGGTGACGGCGTCGGTGAAGGCGTCGGCGGTGAGGATGTCGCTCAACTTGCGGTCCTGGTGCACCAGTTCGACGATCCTGATCCCCGAAGCGGCGGCCATCCGGTCGTGCCCGGAGTCGACGGCGGGGATGCTGGACGCCCCCGGCACGGTCACCCCGAGTGCCTCGGCGGCGGCGGTGAGCGTGGACGCCGTCCCCATGGTCATGCAGTGCCCGGGGGAACGGGCGAGCCCACTCTCCAGTTCCGTCATCTCGCAGTCACCGATGAGCCCGGCACGCTTGTCGTCCCAGTACTTCCACATGTCGGTGCCGGAGCCGAGGATCTCGTTGCGCCAGTGCCCGGGCAGCATGGGCCCGGCGGGCACGAAGACCGCGGGCAGATCGACGGACGCGGCGCCCATGAGCAGGGCGGGCGTGGACTTGTCGCAGCCGCCCATCAGGACGGCTCCGTCGACCGGGTACGAACGCAGCAGCTCCTCCGTCTCCATGGCGAGGAGGTTGCGGTAGAGCATGGGGGTCGGCTTCTGGAAGGTCTCGCTGAGTGTGGAGACCGGGAACTCCAGGGGGAATCCGCCCGCCTGCCAGACACCCCGCTTCACGGCCTGCGCCCGGTCACGGAGGTGCACATGACAGGGATTGATGTCCGACCAGGTGTTGAGGATCGCGATGACGGGCTTGCCGAGGTGCTCCTCGGGGAGGTAGCCGAGCTGACGGGTACGGGCCCGGTGACTGAAGGAACGCAGCCCGTCGGTGCCGTACCACTGGTGGCTTCTCAGCTCTTCCGGCGCCTTTCGCGCCCGGTCGGGCTTCATATCGACCATCCGGCGGCTATCTCGGCGATCTCGGCACGCTCGTCCTCGGGCAGCGCGCGGCTCGGCGGGCGGACGTCGCGGCGGCACAGGCCGAGTGAGGCGAGGGCCTCCTTGACGACGGTCACGTTGTTCGCGGAGGCGTTCGCGCCGCGCAGCTCCTCGAAGCGGCGGATCTGCTCCCAGACCTTCATGGCGCCCGGGAAGTCCCCCGACCGAAGCGCCTCGATCATGTTCAGCG contains these protein-coding regions:
- a CDS encoding carbohydrate ABC transporter permease, which gives rise to MITKEATVIVPTPVDDVPEPPRPTRKQRRAWDEAPRWQIYLPLGIYLVFTLIPFYWILLFALRPAGSTSLVPWPMTFDHFDKVWTERAFGTYFENSILVGLATLVMTTLVALAGGYALARFDFKVKRAFMLALLCSQFVPGALLLVPLFQIFAQLQMINSLGAVIIAETVFQLPLSMILISGFIKNVPYTLEEAAWVDGCNRFTAFRIVVLPLLRPGLIAVGSFAFVHSWNHFLFALMFLSDQGKQTIPVGLNTLMSADSVDLGALAAGGIIAAVPVVIVFAFIQKWLITGFSAGAVKG
- a CDS encoding carbohydrate ABC transporter permease, with the protein product MAQAAVVAKPPAPPRRRRASATPRRLPYLLIAPAALLMVGFIAYPVISVFYYSLQNFNPTKPWRNGFAGFDNFTHAFTDDPQFWDTLVFSGKWVVVEVGLQLMFGLALALIVNQTFVGRSIGRALVFSPWAVSGVLTSAIWVLLYNSQTGITRYLADAGIGTYGTSWLSDTSTVFPAAIVADLWRGVPFFAILILADLQSVSKDLYEAAEVDGASRIKQFWHITLPHLKDAIVLSTLLRAVWEFNNVDLLYTLTGGGPAGETTTLPLYIANTSVDAHNFGYASALTTVAFVILLFFSIVYLRLSKFGGENK
- a CDS encoding PmoA family protein encodes the protein MNQMPNESLVLRVAGRPVGRYTGRPELPLRHAPRPYLHPVTTLAGTAVTELSPADHTHHLGVGVAIPDVEGNNFWGGRTYVRDQGPTELDNHGAQRHTAYQLRDPDGFVEELRWMVGGGELLRERRTVAATELTGSAWALDFTFSLTNITTGPLSIGSPATNGRPGAAYGGFFWRARKEAGTPDVFTAATEGESSVHGTRADWLALAGTNWTLVFAGATEQTRRDPWFVRAEEYPGVGSSLAFDERLPIGAGETVVRRIVTVVADGRLDRGEAAALVRKAVSP
- a CDS encoding ABC transporter substrate-binding protein encodes the protein MKISIRRSRRAAIAVALGSVLALTATACGDDGSGAGGDKGNEGSGKGQITFWDNNGGVRTDVWKEIIADFEKANPDIKVKYVGIPSDSIQSKYDTAIQGGGLPDVGGVGAAMLAGVAAQNALEPLDARLKGSSLNGKLTPGMIDSVRSAGGGDELFTIPTSANNGTLWYRTDLFEAAKLDPPTTWSKFYAAADKLTDASKNKFGYTIRGGEGSIAQALDAMYGQSGITSFWKDTKTTVNDPKNVEALEKYTALFKKDTPSADVNNDFKKMVAQWDSGDIGMLSHNLGSYQDHLKALKGKFRGIPNPTQDDGTRVQVSNPVDGLGLFKSSKNKTASWKFIEFAVSHASNSKWNESAGAIPSNTEAAKDAWIQSAEATKLAAESLNSGTIKIVQLPYYLPDWNTISKADNEPNFQKVLLKKMSAKEFLDTLAEQLNAAQAEWNEQMG
- a CDS encoding Gfo/Idh/MocA family protein, with the translated sequence MNTTRTTTRLVTPVPVVLAGARGHGHWHLANIRRLQDKGLVRLAGVCELTPLTDEELEGLGTPEQSADFGALLDSTGAAIAVICTPIPTHTDLALIAAAKGVHLLLEKPPAPSYAEFRRMADGVAAAGVACQIGFQSLGSHALPAIRELVSEGAIGTVTGVGGAGAWARDEAYYRRAPWAGKRRLNGVDVIDGALTNPLAHAVATGLALAGSTRAEDVTGIETELLRANDIESDDTSCVRVSTTNGVPVTVAATLCAEHPDDPYVLVHGTSGRITFWYKQDRVLLQRSGHGPEEYEYDRTDLLENLVDHLTEGAELLVVPDVTGAFMRVVEAIRQAPDPAELPSDAWEFAPGEDRRRVVPGIDGLVAAAADTLSLYSELGASWALPKEVST
- a CDS encoding glycoside hydrolase family 43 protein, which gives rise to MITGADLGDGTYRNPVLNADWSDPDVVRVGDDFYLTASSFGRAPGLPLLHSRDLVNWTLVGHALERLQPAGEFRVPRHDCGVWAPSLRHHDDRFWIFWGDPDHGIFQINAPAIRGPWTSPHLVKEGKGLIDACPLWDEETGEAYLVHAWAKSRSGIKNRLTGHRMHPEGTGLLDEGKVIVDGDRIPGWFTLEGPKLYRHDGWFWILAPAGGVETGWQGALRSRDFFGPYEERIVLEQGDTDVNGPHQGGWVRTSAGEDWFLHFQQRGPYGRVVHLQPMSWGEEGADGWPVVGDAGAPVAVHRKPDLPVQPPASPATDDDFPGGRYGRQWQWTANPQDGWATQHSGDGLRLTCVRSADAHDLRKLPSILTQRLPGAECVVEVELRLDSEEPGARAGLAVLGDSFGWIGLERADDGTVRLVHRFAESVAKGERDAGHPRVAPEGRVRLRIGIGAGARCRFAYDLGAGDGWEPSGPVFAATPWRWVGALLGLFALAPVGGGHAGAATFTQFRVVSP
- a CDS encoding pectinesterase family protein, yielding MTHFPSKRLPGAGGPVAAGRTLATVVALVAALALGAAGEATAVTSVTAASSTAEGTATAAPRWTDRAHGFASLAGGTSGGAGGKVVTVTDQASLVRYAAAEEPYVIRVAGSIAVAPFGSDVVVTSNKTIIGVGDTGEIVHGELHLNPGTSNVVIRNLTIRDSYVEGDWDGKTTDFDAIQMDTVDHVWIDHNRFTHMGDGLLDIRKDSQYITVSNNQFANHNKAFGIGWTPNVLTQITIDHNWFTGTKQRNPSADNCAYAHLYNNYVSAQVSDGDPVWTYGNWSRGRTKMVIENSYYDGVQHPYQADATAELVQRGSILRNVSGRQDAWGSAFDPRDFYAYRLDRAAAVPALVKRFSGPQQRIGAAVTLHVPADYPTVQAAVDAVPTGNASRVTIAVAPGTYREKVFIPAGKSNILLQGTGRNRSDTVIVFNTPAEYGGSTGSATVRIAASDVTARNLTFSNDFDEAAVELKGEQALAMKTTGDRIVFENTAFLGNQDTLMTDSPKLDVISRVYVRDSYIEGDVDFIYGRATTVIERSVIRALSRGSTTNNGYITAASTWTGNPYGFLITRSKVVSDAPAGSFHLGRPWHPGGEPNAVAQVLFRNTELPAAVKASPWTDMSGFSWKDARFTEYRTYGPGAQVTADRPQMSEADAITHTVADYLNGTDGWAPYARR
- a CDS encoding pectate lyase family protein — its product is MRRLLQVAATIGLLGAVLSTPAGADARDISRDTLPANDGWAAADGGTTGGAAADDAHVFTVRSRAELVRALAGGSATPKIIRVAGTIDANTDDDGAHLGCRDYADGTGYTVKKYLAAYDPRTWGSTRPSGTQEEARQVAAARQAERVVLPVGSNTTIVGLGSGAVLKGASLQVRNADNVIVRNLELRDAYDCFPVWQPNSGGLGDWKTAYDTIWLNGATHVWVDHVTASDKGHPDADEPTYFARNYLRHDGLLDITNASDLVTVSWSRFADHDKAMLIGSGDTATGDRGRLRVTLHHNEFRSVTQRAPRVRFGQVHVYNNRYLVDHGDDYRYSLGVSTESAVYAENNAFTTPGHVEASDLVKSWNGTALHQTGTLFNGFPVDLLTIYNAYNSGSERDLTADVGWTPTLHTKIDSADTADREVARGAGAGRLT